Within Syntrophorhabdaceae bacterium, the genomic segment TCACCCCGATGTTAAAAAGGCGATTGAAGAAAAGATACTTGCAATAAAGAAGGGTGAATCGTGACATCAAAGGAGATCCGCAAAACATTTTTAGATTTTTTTTCACACAACGGCCACAGGATTGTACCGAGTGCATCGCTGGTGCCGGAAAAGGATCCCACCCTGCTCTTTGTCAATGCGGGGATGGTTCCCTTCAAGAACCTCTTCCTGGGGGATGAAAAGAGGGATTATCAGAGGGCAACGTCCTG encodes:
- a CDS encoding alanine--tRNA ligase-related protein, with the translated sequence MTSKEIRKTFLDFFSHNGHRIVPSASLVPEKDPTLLFVNAGMVPFKNLFLGDEKRDYQRATS